One Amycolatopsis sp. NBC_00355 genomic window carries:
- a CDS encoding phosphocholine-specific phospholipase C, giving the protein MADPRRSGLTRRSFLGGVAAAGALGALPPGMAEALAEPRVRGSLSDVEHVVVLMQENRSFDHYYGTMKGVRGFGDRSSIVQPNGQDVFHQPDSGRTDGKYLLPFRVDTSKVDGQDLGDLGHGWDDQHRAIASGANNAWVPAKGEMTMGYFDQGDIPFHRALADAFTLCDHYHCSVQGPTTPNRLYLFTGTIDADGHGGGPANYNPADYKPVFSWTTYPERLQQQGVSWKVYANKEVGDAGGSFVGDYGDNPLWLFKAYHQDYASELSKRGSVFKTWGPDSGQGKDVDHVLSEFTADCASGSLPRVSWIVAPYGYCEHPEARPVDGAAYTQTVLNALWANPKLWESTVVLINYDENDGFFDHVAPPIAPPGTAGEYIGGKPIGLGARVPMTVISPWSRGGWVSSEVADHTSVIRFLERWTGVAEPNISAWRRALCGDLTSCFDFGAADVRIPLLPDTAALRKQADDTQRKLPKPAPPATGKQQAPAQEAGTRPARALPYQPLVTTSLSADHQILTTTFANQGTAAVQLTAYRNDGQTDGPWGYDVAAGKQVGDTWRIQAYGGGKYGVAVHGPNRFRWVFAGDANSAGAGVDVTAGYTADHKLRLTLRNGGTTAVKVTVTANHYRTDGPWTYVLAAGQTVTDDWNAVTYGSGWYDLSATLDADPRFLRRFSGHIETGSPSITG; this is encoded by the coding sequence ATGGCCGACCCGCGTCGTTCCGGACTCACCCGCCGCAGTTTCCTCGGCGGTGTCGCCGCCGCCGGCGCGCTCGGGGCCCTGCCACCCGGGATGGCCGAAGCGCTCGCCGAACCGCGGGTGCGCGGCAGCCTGTCCGATGTCGAGCACGTCGTGGTCCTGATGCAGGAGAACCGCTCGTTCGACCACTACTACGGCACCATGAAGGGCGTCCGCGGCTTCGGCGACCGGTCCTCGATCGTGCAGCCGAACGGCCAGGACGTCTTCCACCAGCCGGACTCCGGCCGCACCGACGGCAAGTACCTGCTGCCGTTCCGGGTGGACACGTCCAAGGTGGACGGTCAGGACCTCGGCGACCTCGGCCACGGCTGGGACGACCAGCACCGGGCCATCGCGAGCGGCGCGAACAACGCGTGGGTGCCCGCCAAGGGCGAGATGACCATGGGCTACTTCGACCAGGGTGACATCCCGTTCCACCGCGCGCTGGCCGACGCGTTCACCCTGTGCGACCACTACCACTGCTCGGTGCAGGGCCCGACCACGCCCAACCGGCTCTACCTGTTCACCGGCACCATCGACGCCGACGGCCACGGCGGCGGCCCGGCGAACTACAACCCGGCCGACTACAAGCCCGTGTTCAGCTGGACCACCTACCCGGAACGCCTGCAGCAGCAGGGCGTTTCGTGGAAGGTGTACGCGAACAAGGAGGTCGGCGACGCGGGTGGCTCGTTCGTCGGCGACTACGGCGACAACCCGCTCTGGCTGTTCAAGGCCTACCACCAGGACTACGCGAGCGAACTGTCCAAACGGGGTAGTGTGTTCAAGACCTGGGGTCCGGATTCGGGCCAGGGCAAGGACGTCGACCACGTCCTGTCGGAGTTCACGGCCGACTGCGCGAGCGGCTCCCTCCCCCGCGTCTCCTGGATCGTGGCGCCGTACGGCTACTGCGAGCACCCCGAAGCGCGTCCGGTCGACGGCGCCGCGTACACCCAGACCGTGCTGAACGCCTTGTGGGCCAACCCGAAACTCTGGGAGTCCACAGTGGTCCTCATCAACTACGACGAGAACGACGGCTTCTTCGACCACGTCGCGCCGCCGATCGCGCCGCCGGGCACTGCGGGCGAGTACATCGGCGGCAAGCCGATCGGGCTCGGCGCGCGGGTGCCGATGACGGTGATCTCGCCGTGGAGCCGCGGTGGCTGGGTCAGCTCGGAGGTCGCCGACCACACGTCGGTGATCCGGTTCCTCGAACGCTGGACCGGTGTCGCCGAGCCGAACATCAGCGCGTGGCGCCGCGCGCTGTGCGGCGACTTGACGAGCTGCTTCGACTTCGGCGCGGCCGACGTCCGGATCCCGCTCCTGCCGGACACCGCGGCCCTGCGCAAGCAGGCCGACGACACCCAGCGCAAGCTGCCGAAACCCGCGCCGCCGGCGACCGGGAAGCAACAGGCGCCCGCGCAGGAAGCGGGCACCCGCCCGGCCCGCGCGCTGCCCTACCAGCCGCTCGTGACGACGTCGCTGAGCGCCGACCACCAGATCCTGACCACGACGTTCGCCAACCAGGGCACGGCGGCCGTCCAGCTCACCGCGTACCGCAACGACGGGCAGACCGACGGCCCGTGGGGCTACGACGTCGCCGCCGGCAAGCAGGTCGGCGACACCTGGCGGATCCAGGCCTACGGCGGCGGCAAGTACGGCGTCGCGGTCCACGGCCCGAACCGGTTCCGCTGGGTCTTCGCCGGGGACGCGAACAGCGCGGGCGCCGGGGTCGACGTCACCGCCGGCTACACCGCCGACCACAAGCTGCGGCTGACCCTGCGCAACGGCGGCACGACGGCCGTCAAGGTCACGGTGACCGCGAACCACTACCGCACCGACGGGCCCTGGACGTATGTGCTGGCCGCGGGCCAGACCGTGACCGACGACTGGAACGCCGTCACCTACGGGTCCGGCTGGTACGACCTGTCGGCCACGCTCGACGCCGACCCGAGGTTCCTGCGGCGGTTCAGCGGGCACATCGAGACGGGCTCACCGAGCATCACGGGGTAG
- a CDS encoding D-alanyl-D-alanine carboxypeptidase family protein codes for MARFRIPPVAGGFAAAGAVALAATCWVVFPPSVAGQASPARPAVELPLPWPAQGQASAEVQGLGTLGSRGERTPVPIASVTKVMTAYVVLKDHPLAPGDAGPRITVDEQAEAESTSAEESTAPVRAGRTVSERDLLALMLIPSGNNVARLLARWDAGSQDAFVAKMNREAKALGMTGTTYTGASGVEDSTTSTAEDQLRLAREVMKDDTVRAIVATPSLKVDGVPGTVVNTNTLLGRSGVIGLKTGSSTAAGGALMWAARSSSGALILGVVLHQSPGGTPSAGLQAALATSETLIAAIQRELPAATR; via the coding sequence ATGGCCCGCTTTCGCATCCCGCCCGTCGCGGGTGGCTTCGCCGCCGCGGGGGCGGTGGCGCTCGCCGCGACCTGCTGGGTGGTCTTCCCGCCGTCGGTGGCGGGGCAGGCGAGTCCCGCCCGGCCGGCCGTCGAGCTGCCGCTGCCGTGGCCCGCGCAGGGCCAGGCGAGCGCCGAAGTCCAGGGCCTGGGCACCCTCGGCAGCCGCGGAGAGCGGACGCCGGTGCCGATCGCCAGCGTCACGAAGGTGATGACCGCCTACGTGGTGCTCAAGGACCACCCGCTCGCCCCGGGTGACGCCGGGCCGCGGATCACCGTCGACGAGCAGGCCGAAGCCGAGTCGACGTCCGCCGAAGAGTCGACCGCGCCGGTGCGCGCGGGCCGCACCGTCAGCGAACGCGACCTGCTGGCCCTGATGCTCATCCCGTCCGGCAACAACGTCGCCCGCCTGCTGGCCCGGTGGGACGCCGGCAGCCAGGACGCGTTCGTCGCGAAGATGAACCGCGAGGCGAAGGCGCTCGGCATGACCGGCACCACCTACACCGGGGCCAGTGGCGTCGAGGATTCGACGACGAGCACCGCCGAGGACCAGCTGCGGCTCGCCCGCGAGGTGATGAAGGACGACACCGTCCGGGCGATCGTCGCGACCCCGAGTCTCAAGGTCGACGGCGTGCCCGGCACGGTCGTCAACACGAACACCCTGCTCGGCCGCTCCGGCGTGATCGGGCTGAAGACGGGCTCGTCGACCGCGGCCGGCGGGGCCCTGATGTGGGCGGCCCGGTCCTCGAGCGGCGCGCTGATCCTCGGGGTGGTGCTGCACCAGAGCCCCGGCGGGACCCCGTCAGCCGGGCTGCAGGCCGCGCTGGCCACCAGCGAGACGCTCATCGCCGCGATCCAGCGGGAACTCCCGGCGGCGACCCGATGA